One region of Oryza sativa Japonica Group chromosome 5, ASM3414082v1 genomic DNA includes:
- the LOC4338032 gene encoding NAC domain-containing protein 73 isoform X1 encodes MSSDGASGSIGMKHDDGDHRPSTGASSRRCPSCGHDPDCNKPFDMVGMPAGVRFDPTDQELIEHLEAKVKDGGSTSHPLIDEFIHTIQGEDGICYTHPENLPGVTRDGLSKHFFHRSAKAYPTGTRKRRKVLADQQPDDHPQASKGRNVAAAETRWHKTGKTREITVRGQPKGCKKILVLYTSFGKKRKAEKTSWVMHQYHLGELDDEKEGELILSKVFYQTQTRSAAAAEAPVSSGAAMEVQGQQQQVLKLQADDGHFSSAPTKKRLHQDVVAQVKVDRGHHCMPAQRQVNFNLKVTPVPTTSSFPVVVDKQLYSPVALFRSEHLHGRTSIHQPQKADWPHQRWPPDNQDQHG; translated from the exons ATGAGCAGCGACGGCGCCTCTGGAAGCATTGGAATGaagcacgacgacggcgatcaCCGGCCGAGCACCGGAGCGTCGTCGCGGCGGTGCCCCAGCTGCGGCCACGACCCTGACTGCAACAAGCCG TTCGACATGGTTGGGATGCCTGCCGGCGTCAGGTTCGATCCGACGGACCAGGAGCTGATTGAGCACCTGGAGGCCAAGGTGAAGGATGGCGGCTCAACATCGCACCCTCTCATCGATGAGTTCATACACACCATTCAAGGAGAAGATGGCATCTGCTACACACATCCTGAGAACCTGCCCG GTGTGACAAGGGATGGCCTGAGCAAGCACTTCTTCCACCGGTCAGCCAAGGCCTACCCCACTGGCACAAGGAAGCGGAGGAAGGTCCTGGCTGATCAGCAGCCTGACGACCATCCACAGGCCAGCAAGGGCAGAAatgtcgcggcggcggagacacgGTGGCACAAGACCGGCAAGACGCGGGAGATCACGGTGCGCGGCCAGCCCAAGGGCTGCAAGAAGATCCTGGTGCTCTACACCAGCTTCGGCAAGAAGCGCAAGGCGGAGAAGACCAGCTGGGTGATGCACCAGTACCACCTCGGCGAGCTGGACGACGAGAAGGAAGGGGAGCTCATCCTCTCCAAGGTCTTCTACCAGACGCAGACGcggagcgccgccgcagcagAGGCACCGGTAAGCTCGGGTGCTGCCATGGAGGTGCAGGGACAGCAGCAGCAAGTGCTGAAGCTGCAGGCTGATGATGGTCACTTCAGCTCAGCTCCTACCAAGAAGAGACTGCATCAG GATGTTGTAGCACAAGTAAAAGTTGATCGGGGTCACCACTGCATGCCAGCACAACGCCAAGTCAACTTCAATTTGAAAGTAACTCCTGTGCCCACCACCAGTTCATTCCCTGTCGTTGTCGACAAACAGTTGTATTCTCCTGTGGCGCTATTCCGAAGTGAACATCTTCAT GGAAGAACTTCAATTCATCAGCCCCAAAAAGCAGATTGGCCTCACCAGCGCTGGCCTCCTGACAACCAAGATCAACATGGATAA
- the LOC4338032 gene encoding NAC domain-containing protein 73 isoform X2, which translates to MSSDGASGSIGMKHDDGDHRPSTGASSRRCPSCGHDPDCNKPFDMVGMPAGVRFDPTDQELIEHLEAKVKDGGSTSHPLIDEFIHTIQGEDGICYTHPENLPGVTRDGLSKHFFHRSAKAYPTGTRKRRKVLADQQPDDHPQASKGRNVAAAETRWHKTGKTREITVRGQPKGCKKILVLYTSFGKKRKAEKTSWVMHQYHLGELDDEKEGELILSKVFYQTQTRSAAAAEAPVSSGAAMEVQGQQQQVLKLQADDGHFSSAPTKKRLHQDVVAQVKVDRGHHCMPAQRQVNFNLKVTPVPTTSSFPVVVDKQLYSPVALFRSEHLHVGKNFNSSAPKSRLASPALAS; encoded by the exons ATGAGCAGCGACGGCGCCTCTGGAAGCATTGGAATGaagcacgacgacggcgatcaCCGGCCGAGCACCGGAGCGTCGTCGCGGCGGTGCCCCAGCTGCGGCCACGACCCTGACTGCAACAAGCCG TTCGACATGGTTGGGATGCCTGCCGGCGTCAGGTTCGATCCGACGGACCAGGAGCTGATTGAGCACCTGGAGGCCAAGGTGAAGGATGGCGGCTCAACATCGCACCCTCTCATCGATGAGTTCATACACACCATTCAAGGAGAAGATGGCATCTGCTACACACATCCTGAGAACCTGCCCG GTGTGACAAGGGATGGCCTGAGCAAGCACTTCTTCCACCGGTCAGCCAAGGCCTACCCCACTGGCACAAGGAAGCGGAGGAAGGTCCTGGCTGATCAGCAGCCTGACGACCATCCACAGGCCAGCAAGGGCAGAAatgtcgcggcggcggagacacgGTGGCACAAGACCGGCAAGACGCGGGAGATCACGGTGCGCGGCCAGCCCAAGGGCTGCAAGAAGATCCTGGTGCTCTACACCAGCTTCGGCAAGAAGCGCAAGGCGGAGAAGACCAGCTGGGTGATGCACCAGTACCACCTCGGCGAGCTGGACGACGAGAAGGAAGGGGAGCTCATCCTCTCCAAGGTCTTCTACCAGACGCAGACGcggagcgccgccgcagcagAGGCACCGGTAAGCTCGGGTGCTGCCATGGAGGTGCAGGGACAGCAGCAGCAAGTGCTGAAGCTGCAGGCTGATGATGGTCACTTCAGCTCAGCTCCTACCAAGAAGAGACTGCATCAG GATGTTGTAGCACAAGTAAAAGTTGATCGGGGTCACCACTGCATGCCAGCACAACGCCAAGTCAACTTCAATTTGAAAGTAACTCCTGTGCCCACCACCAGTTCATTCCCTGTCGTTGTCGACAAACAGTTGTATTCTCCTGTGGCGCTATTCCGAAGTGAACATCTTCATGTAG GGAAGAACTTCAATTCATCAGCCCCAAAAAGCAGATTGGCCTCACCAGCGCTGGCCTCCTGA
- the LOC4338033 gene encoding uncharacterized protein, with product MTSSPAARRRPPGPLALGLESSANKIGIGVVSLSGEILSNPRHTYVTPPGHGFLPRETAHHHLAHLLPLLRAALGEAGVTPADLACVCYTKGPGMGAPLQVAAAAARALSLLWGKPLVGVNHCVAHVEMGRAVTGAVDPVVLYVSGGNTQVIAYSEGRYRIFGETIDIAVGNCLDRFARVLELSNDPSPGYNIEQLAKKGEKFIDLPYVVKGMDVSFSGILSFIEATAIEKLKNNECTPADLCYSLQETLFAMLVEITERAMAHCDSKDVLIVGGVGCNERLQEMMRIMCSERGGRLFATDDRYCIDNGAMIAYTGLLAYAHGMTTPLEESTFTQRFRTDEVHAIWREKEMPVLTNIRAHAMAEVSKDEASVPTPIAVDS from the exons atgacgtcatcgccggcggcgaggcgccggccgccgggtcCGCTGGCGCTGGGGCTGGAGTCGTCGGCGAACAAGATCGGCATCGGCGTCGTCTCCCTCTCGGGGGAGATCCTCTCCAACCCGCGTCACACCTACGTCACCCCGCCGGGGCACGGCTTCCTGCCGCGGGAGACGGCGCACCACCACCTCGCCCacctcctcccgctcctccgcgcggcgctgggcgaggccggGGTGACCCCCGCCGACCTCGCCTGCGTGTGCTACACCAAGGGGCCCGGGATGGGCGCGCCGctccaggtcgccgccgccgcggcgcgcgcgctctcGCTGCTCTGGGGGAAGCCGCTCGTCGGCGTGAACCACTGCGTCGCGCACGTCGAGATGGGCCGCGCGGTCACcggcgccgtcgaccccgtcgtgCTCTACGTCTCCGGCGGGAACACGCAGGTCATCGCGTACAGCGAAGGGAGGTACAGGATCTTCGGCGAGACCATCGACATCGCGGTGGGGAACTGCCTCGATCGCTTTGCCAGGGTGCTTGAGCTGTCCAATGATCCTAGCCCTGGGTATAACATCGAGCAG CTTGCGAAGAAGGGAGAGAAGTTCATTGATCTCCCTTATGTTGTAAAGGGTATGGACGTGTCATTTAGTGGCATACTGAGCTTCATTGAAGCTACAGCAATTGAGAAGCTTAAAAATAATGAGTGCACGCCTGCAGATCTATGCTACTCATTGCAG GAAACTCTCTTTGCTATGCTTGTTGAAATCACTGAGCGTGCCATGGCACATTGTGATTCGAAGGATGTTCTTATTGTTGGTGGTGTTGGGTGCAATGAACGTTTGCAAGAGATGATGAGGATAATGTGTTCAGAAAGAGGGGGTAGGCTGTTCGCAACCGATGATCGATACTGTATTGACAACGGGGCAATGATTGCATACACTGGTTTACTGGCATACGCACATGGCATGACCACTCCCCTAGAGGAGTCCACTTTTACTCAAAGATTCCGAACGGACGAAGTTCATGCAATCTGGAGGGAGAAGGAGATGCCAGTGTTAACTAACATCCGTGCCCATGCAATGGCTGAAGTATCCAAAGATGAAGCTTCCGTTCCGACTCCAATTGCTGTAGATTCATGA